In a single window of the Streptomyces cinnabarinus genome:
- a CDS encoding glycoside hydrolase family 6 protein yields the protein MSRLIHPLAALAMLGLAAGCTSAADVDEASVAGAASRKGNPAPASPFWVDPDSPAARQIELWEREGRTADAQVLRRIADRPAALWPAGETDPGPMVRTATAAASAEGRTALFVAYDIPHRDCGQHSAGGAADADTYRDWIGRFADALGRSKALVVLEPDAVAHIVDGCTPADLHAEREQLLSEAIQRLKRQPNTKVYLDAGNPSWIKEPGKLVEPLRRAGIAEADGFALNVSNFQTDEVTKEYGLRLSRDLGGKHFVIDTSRNGNGPLSGVWCNPPGRALGAAPTTETGDPAVDAYLWVKRPGESDGTCEGGPAAGQWWPEYALALARDSRG from the coding sequence ATGTCCCGGCTGATCCACCCCCTCGCGGCTCTCGCGATGCTCGGACTCGCGGCGGGCTGTACGTCCGCGGCCGATGTCGACGAGGCCTCCGTCGCCGGTGCCGCTTCCCGGAAGGGAAACCCGGCGCCCGCCTCTCCCTTCTGGGTCGACCCCGACAGTCCGGCCGCGCGGCAGATCGAGCTGTGGGAGCGGGAGGGCCGGACCGCGGACGCCCAGGTGCTGCGCCGGATCGCGGACCGGCCGGCCGCGCTGTGGCCGGCCGGCGAGACCGACCCGGGGCCCATGGTCCGCACCGCGACCGCGGCGGCCTCCGCCGAGGGGCGTACCGCGCTGTTCGTGGCGTACGACATCCCGCACCGCGACTGCGGCCAGCACTCCGCGGGCGGTGCCGCCGACGCGGACACCTACCGGGACTGGATCGGGCGGTTCGCGGACGCGCTCGGGCGGAGCAAGGCGCTGGTGGTGCTGGAGCCGGACGCGGTCGCGCACATCGTGGACGGCTGCACACCGGCCGATCTGCACGCCGAGCGGGAGCAGTTGCTGAGCGAGGCGATCCAGCGGCTGAAGCGGCAGCCGAACACCAAGGTCTATCTGGACGCGGGCAACCCGTCCTGGATCAAGGAGCCGGGCAAGCTTGTCGAGCCGCTGCGCCGGGCCGGGATCGCCGAGGCCGACGGCTTCGCGCTGAACGTCTCCAACTTCCAGACCGACGAGGTCACCAAGGAGTACGGCCTCCGGCTGTCGCGGGACCTCGGCGGCAAGCACTTCGTCATCGACACCAGCCGCAACGGCAACGGCCCGCTGTCCGGCGTCTGGTGCAACCCGCCGGGCCGCGCCCTCGGCGCCGCGCCCACGACCGAGACCGGGGATCCCGCCGTGGACGCCTACCTCTGGGTCAAGCGGCCCGGGGAGTCGGACGGCACCTGCGAGGGAGGTCCGGCGGCCGGCCAGTGGTGGCCCGAGTACGCGCTCGCCCTCGCCCGCGACTCCCGCGGCTAG
- a CDS encoding cellulose synthase catalytic subunit, whose amino-acid sequence MRPEGYDYDTHSRLAGPLTEPAGASYRVQYASLLSREPRRIRAVLLMTLAPLLTGALLVYLVWPTHWVEREGGDRWLVGLDLAMLISIGLIELFMVVNVASVAHATLVARDPVPVTAAPGTRVAFLTTYVPGKEPLAMVRATLEGAVRITHRGPLDVWLLDEGDDAQAKALCAELGVRHFTRHGVPEWNRPKGVHKARTKHGNYNAWLAVHGGDYEFFASVDTDHVPHPAFLKRMMGYFRDPDVAFVVGPQVYGNYHNPVTKAAESQQFLFHALIQRAGNRYRAPMFVGTNNVVRISALKQIGGLYDSITEDMATGFELHRHRNPLTGRYWRSVYTPDVLAVGEGPASWTDFFTQQMRWSRGTYETLFKQYWKAPFSMPPGRLFSYTLMLVYYPMTAVNWFLGILSCFLFLWFGASGTQVAASVWLMLYSDAAALQIGLYLWNRRHNVSPHEPQGSGGLAGMAMSALSAPIYLKSFGEALIRRPSRFVVTPKGGDASPDRLLTFRIHLGWAALLAASLVASMALGHTHVAMRTWAVLAIVISLAPVAVWVATLVRTRRERQSPVPAARPADGTESALATTAPVSGTPTGGN is encoded by the coding sequence GTGCGGCCGGAGGGCTATGACTACGACACCCACAGCCGACTCGCCGGGCCGCTCACGGAGCCGGCCGGCGCTTCGTACCGGGTGCAGTACGCCTCGCTGCTCTCCCGCGAGCCGCGGCGAATACGAGCCGTCCTCCTGATGACCCTGGCGCCGCTGCTCACCGGCGCCCTGCTCGTCTACCTCGTCTGGCCCACCCACTGGGTCGAGCGCGAGGGCGGCGACCGCTGGCTGGTCGGCCTCGACCTCGCCATGCTCATATCGATCGGGCTCATCGAGCTGTTCATGGTCGTCAACGTCGCCTCCGTGGCCCACGCCACCCTCGTGGCCCGCGACCCGGTCCCGGTCACCGCCGCACCCGGCACCCGCGTCGCCTTCCTGACGACCTACGTCCCGGGCAAGGAACCCCTCGCCATGGTCCGCGCCACCCTCGAAGGCGCCGTCCGGATCACCCACCGCGGCCCCCTCGACGTATGGCTCCTGGACGAGGGCGACGACGCACAGGCCAAGGCCCTCTGCGCGGAACTCGGCGTCCGGCACTTCACCCGCCACGGCGTCCCCGAGTGGAACCGCCCCAAGGGTGTCCACAAGGCCCGCACCAAGCACGGCAACTACAACGCCTGGCTCGCCGTGCACGGCGGCGACTACGAGTTCTTCGCCTCCGTCGACACCGACCACGTCCCGCACCCGGCGTTCCTGAAGCGGATGATGGGGTACTTCCGCGACCCGGACGTCGCCTTCGTCGTCGGACCCCAGGTCTACGGCAATTACCACAACCCCGTCACCAAGGCCGCCGAGTCCCAGCAGTTCCTCTTCCACGCGCTCATCCAGCGCGCCGGCAACCGTTACCGCGCCCCGATGTTCGTCGGTACGAACAACGTCGTACGGATCTCCGCCCTCAAACAGATCGGCGGCCTGTACGACTCCATCACCGAGGACATGGCCACCGGCTTCGAACTGCACCGGCACCGCAATCCGCTGACCGGACGGTACTGGCGCTCCGTCTACACCCCGGACGTCCTCGCCGTCGGCGAGGGGCCCGCCTCCTGGACGGACTTCTTCACCCAGCAGATGCGCTGGTCGCGGGGGACCTACGAGACCCTGTTCAAGCAGTACTGGAAGGCGCCGTTCTCCATGCCGCCGGGCCGCCTGTTCTCGTACACGCTGATGCTCGTCTACTACCCGATGACGGCCGTCAACTGGTTCCTCGGCATCCTCAGCTGCTTTCTCTTCCTCTGGTTCGGCGCCTCCGGCACCCAGGTCGCCGCCTCCGTCTGGCTGATGCTCTACAGCGACGCGGCCGCCCTCCAGATCGGTCTGTACCTGTGGAACCGGCGGCACAACGTCTCGCCGCACGAGCCGCAGGGCTCCGGCGGGCTCGCGGGCATGGCGATGTCCGCGCTGTCCGCGCCGATCTACCTCAAGTCCTTCGGCGAGGCGCTGATCCGCCGGCCCAGCCGGTTCGTCGTCACCCCCAAGGGCGGCGACGCCAGCCCCGACCGGCTGCTCACCTTCCGGATCCACCTCGGCTGGGCGGCCCTGCTCGCCGCCTCGCTGGTCGCCTCCATGGCGCTCGGCCACACGCACGTGGCCATGCGGACCTGGGCGGTGCTCGCGATCGTGATCTCGCTGGCGCCGGTCGCGGTGTGGGTCGCCACGCTGGTCAGGACGCGGCGGGAGCGGCAGTCGCCCGTCCCGGCCGCGCGGCCCGCCGACGGCACCGAATCGGCCCTCGCCACGACCGCCCCCGTCTCCGGCACCCCGACAGGAGGCAACTAG
- a CDS encoding kelch motif-containing protein — translation MAYQPSQKTKKTVLGIGGIAILAGLNAPAALDFAGEKYHEYKIAQPGYQARYGSWSQVDIPEEYRTNAIHAALLHTGKVLIVAGSGNEQKKFDEGSFDTVLWDPERNTFKKIPTPDDFFCSGHAQLPDGRLLVAGGTARYELLDGEVERAGGGMRVKNESPDKAVFLKKGTRFRSPAGVEYVTRFDVTVPKAKRTQKITYNQAGVMQPWQTKVAASEARVFVEAVEKGPLSVTDKQAQYEIVGLTGKAADNTYGLSEKITLDKQDFQGIRAAYEFDPVAEKYIPVDPMDKARWYPTLVGLDDGRVLAVSGLDDVGVVDPGDNEIYDPRTKKWTPGPKRYFPTYPALFLTQGGKLFYPAANAGYGPDDRGRVPGLWDLETNTFEKVPGLRDADQTETAASLLLPPAQDQKVMLLGGGGVGESKKSTPRTAVVDLKKDNPVFEDGPDLPQGTRYLNSVIMPDDTVFTANGSEDYRGRSASNILKAQFYVPKENAFREAAAPKVGRNYHSEALLLPDGRVATFGSDPLFDDQQNTKLGRFEQRMEIFTPPTLHKNGADRPVLRDGPELLAADHRATFRTDHPERITKARLMRPSAVTHTTDVEQRSIELGLAKGDGSVTVTVPEDPALVPPGWYMLFVTDAEGTPSQAKWIQVK, via the coding sequence ATGGCCTACCAGCCCTCGCAGAAGACCAAGAAGACCGTCCTCGGCATCGGCGGCATCGCGATCCTGGCCGGACTCAACGCCCCGGCCGCGCTGGACTTCGCCGGCGAGAAGTACCACGAGTACAAGATCGCCCAGCCCGGCTACCAGGCCAGGTACGGCTCCTGGTCCCAGGTCGACATCCCCGAGGAGTACCGCACCAACGCCATCCACGCGGCGCTGCTGCACACCGGGAAGGTGCTGATCGTCGCGGGCTCGGGCAACGAGCAGAAGAAGTTCGACGAGGGCTCCTTCGACACCGTCCTGTGGGACCCGGAGCGGAACACTTTCAAGAAGATCCCCACCCCCGACGACTTCTTCTGCTCGGGCCACGCCCAACTCCCCGACGGACGCCTGCTGGTGGCCGGCGGCACCGCCCGCTACGAGCTCCTCGACGGCGAGGTCGAGCGGGCCGGGGGCGGGATGCGGGTGAAGAACGAGAGCCCCGACAAGGCCGTCTTCCTGAAGAAGGGCACCCGCTTCCGCTCACCGGCCGGAGTCGAGTACGTCACCAGGTTCGACGTCACCGTTCCCAAGGCCAAGCGCACCCAGAAGATCACCTACAACCAGGCCGGGGTGATGCAGCCCTGGCAGACCAAGGTCGCCGCCAGTGAGGCCCGGGTCTTCGTCGAGGCCGTCGAGAAGGGCCCGCTCTCCGTCACCGACAAGCAGGCGCAGTACGAGATCGTCGGGCTGACCGGCAAGGCCGCGGACAACACCTACGGCCTCTCCGAGAAGATCACCCTCGACAAGCAGGACTTCCAGGGCATCCGAGCCGCCTACGAGTTCGACCCCGTCGCCGAGAAGTACATCCCGGTCGACCCGATGGACAAGGCCCGCTGGTACCCCACCCTGGTCGGCCTGGACGACGGACGGGTCCTCGCCGTCTCCGGCCTGGACGACGTCGGTGTGGTCGACCCCGGGGACAACGAGATCTACGACCCGAGGACCAAGAAGTGGACCCCGGGCCCCAAGCGCTACTTCCCCACCTATCCCGCGCTCTTCCTCACCCAGGGCGGCAAGCTCTTCTACCCGGCGGCCAACGCCGGTTACGGACCCGACGACCGGGGCCGGGTCCCGGGGCTGTGGGACCTGGAGACCAACACCTTCGAGAAGGTGCCGGGGCTGCGCGACGCGGACCAGACCGAGACCGCCGCCTCCCTCCTGCTGCCGCCCGCCCAGGACCAGAAGGTGATGCTCCTCGGCGGCGGCGGCGTCGGGGAGTCCAAGAAGTCCACCCCGCGCACGGCTGTCGTCGACCTGAAGAAGGACAACCCGGTCTTCGAGGACGGGCCCGACCTCCCCCAGGGCACCCGCTACCTGAACAGCGTGATCATGCCGGACGACACCGTCTTCACCGCCAACGGCTCCGAGGACTACCGCGGCCGCAGCGCCAGCAACATCCTCAAGGCCCAGTTCTACGTCCCGAAGGAGAACGCCTTCCGGGAGGCCGCCGCGCCGAAGGTGGGCCGCAACTACCACTCCGAGGCGCTGCTGCTGCCCGACGGCCGGGTCGCCACCTTCGGCTCCGACCCGCTCTTCGACGACCAGCAGAACACCAAGCTCGGCCGGTTCGAGCAGCGCATGGAGATCTTCACCCCGCCCACCCTGCACAAGAACGGCGCCGACCGGCCCGTACTGCGGGACGGCCCCGAGCTGCTCGCCGCCGACCACCGGGCGACCTTCCGCACCGACCACCCCGAGCGGATCACCAAGGCGCGCCTGATGCGGCCGAGCGCGGTCACCCACACCACGGACGTCGAACAGCGCTCCATCGAACTCGGCCTGGCCAAGGGCGACGGTTCGGTCACCGTCACCGTGCCGGAGGACCCGGCGCTGGTGCCGCCCGGCTGGTACATGCTCTTCGTCACCGACGCCGAGGGCACGCCGTCGCAGGCGAAGTGGATCCAGGTGAAGTGA
- a CDS encoding ArsR/SmtB family transcription factor, with product MPFHLRFGDDDLLRCRFAISPLWETQEAVRTLRRPDRHGYHPHWLRRIQEAARALDLAPLWLLMPRRGHSPDFLGPPPIGPAADFGQELAVVRSADPDAAREDMVRALADTPGALDSPEGRALLADPARTIHELADLLAAAWRVLVEPDWPRLRALLDADVAFHSRRLAEVGLGALLPELDRRLTWNGRTLIMEVGGEYARDLGGQGLVLMPSVFSWPDVISGFEPPWQPTVVYPARGLGGLWTEPAGSTSEALVRLLGRGRAAVLAALDDPATTSALAHRLGLAPSSVSAHLTTLRDTGLLVSRRYGHQVLYERTPLGIALAAGAG from the coding sequence GTGCCGTTCCATCTGCGCTTCGGCGACGACGACCTGCTCCGCTGCCGTTTCGCCATCTCCCCGCTCTGGGAGACCCAGGAGGCGGTCCGCACCCTGCGCCGGCCCGACCGGCACGGCTATCACCCGCACTGGCTCCGCCGCATCCAGGAAGCGGCCCGCGCGCTGGACCTGGCCCCGCTCTGGCTGCTCATGCCCCGGCGCGGGCACTCCCCGGACTTTCTCGGCCCGCCCCCGATCGGCCCCGCGGCCGACTTCGGGCAGGAGCTCGCGGTGGTCCGCTCGGCCGACCCGGACGCGGCACGCGAGGACATGGTCCGGGCGCTCGCCGACACACCCGGCGCACTGGACTCCCCCGAGGGCCGAGCACTGCTCGCCGACCCGGCCCGTACGATCCACGAGCTGGCCGACCTGCTGGCGGCCGCCTGGCGCGTCCTCGTCGAACCGGACTGGCCCCGGCTGCGCGCCCTGCTCGACGCCGATGTCGCCTTCCACTCCAGACGCCTCGCCGAGGTCGGGCTGGGCGCGCTCCTGCCCGAGCTGGACCGACGGCTCACCTGGAACGGCCGCACCCTGATCATGGAGGTCGGCGGTGAGTACGCGCGCGACCTCGGCGGACAGGGCCTGGTCCTGATGCCGAGCGTGTTCTCCTGGCCGGACGTGATCAGCGGCTTCGAGCCGCCCTGGCAGCCCACCGTGGTCTACCCGGCGCGCGGCCTCGGCGGCCTGTGGACCGAGCCTGCGGGCAGCACCTCCGAGGCTCTGGTACGGCTGCTCGGCCGGGGCCGGGCGGCCGTGCTCGCCGCCCTCGACGACCCGGCCACGACCTCCGCCCTCGCCCATCGCCTGGGCCTCGCGCCCTCGTCGGTGTCGGCGCATCTGACGACGCTGAGGGACACGGGCCTGCTCGTCTCGCGGCGCTACGGCCACCAGGTGCTCTACGAGCGGACGCCGCTGGGGATCGCGCTGGCCGCCGGGGCCGGCTGA